In Nitratidesulfovibrio sp., the following are encoded in one genomic region:
- a CDS encoding TIGR04282 family arsenosugar biosynthesis glycosyltransferase, translating to MSDTCVLFFVKYPEPGAVKTRLASVMGAEAVAAMYRHFVQDMLAELVQVKADLRICCDTGTVPPDVQDVQDVQGVPGAPGTQGALSACKAWLGPQHVYQPQQGDDLGARMCTALADAYAAGYERVVVLGSDIPDFPHELAQKALDDLDLHDAVIGPAFDGGYYLIGFRRDRFLPGVFEGVEWSGGSVYAATMERLEAARLDVVRLPEWNDVDTMWDLNVLYRTNRNSSFRKSSSYAAMREHDALIRQYDMELPVWARETESGK from the coding sequence ATGAGCGACACCTGCGTACTCTTCTTCGTCAAGTATCCCGAGCCGGGCGCGGTGAAGACGCGCCTTGCGTCCGTCATGGGCGCGGAAGCCGTCGCCGCCATGTACCGCCATTTCGTGCAGGACATGCTGGCCGAACTGGTGCAGGTAAAGGCCGACCTGCGCATCTGTTGCGACACGGGCACCGTGCCCCCCGACGTTCAGGACGTACAGGACGTTCAGGGCGTACCGGGGGCGCCGGGTACACAGGGCGCGCTGTCCGCCTGCAAGGCCTGGCTGGGGCCGCAGCATGTCTATCAACCCCAGCAGGGCGACGACCTGGGCGCGCGCATGTGCACGGCCCTTGCCGATGCCTACGCCGCCGGATACGAGCGCGTGGTGGTGCTGGGCAGCGACATTCCGGATTTTCCGCACGAACTGGCGCAGAAGGCCCTGGACGACCTGGACCTGCATGACGCGGTCATCGGCCCCGCTTTCGACGGTGGCTATTATCTGATAGGCTTCCGGCGCGACAGGTTTCTGCCCGGCGTGTTCGAGGGCGTGGAGTGGAGCGGCGGGTCGGTATACGCGGCCACCATGGAGCGGCTGGAGGCCGCCCGGCTGGACGTGGTGCGCCTGCCGGAGTGGAACGACGTGGACACCATGTGGGATCTCAACGTGCTGTATCGCACCAACCGCAACAGCTCGTTTCGCAAATCGTCGTCCTACGCCGCCATGCGCGAGCATGATGCGCTGATTCGCCAATATGACATGGAACTGCCCGTGTGGGCACGGGAAACGGAATCCGGCAAATGA
- a CDS encoding AAA family ATPase, translating to MTKVSPLPATRLRATLDPSRIQWETSDAIPRPPRNGMRRTPQPRVLQALELALHIRDGGYNVYLSGEANLGRTYMLREYLAPRARKMDTPPDLVHVYNFEDPDRPRLIALPAGQGRKLRTALTQALSKARKEAPSRFEHDAFVRKRTLLLDKFQTQRSKLFKEMDTVAVGEGFNLDMDDSGSLTLYPIVEGKRLSEDEYEKLDATLRKSLKLKGDRLLQAMTGLMRKLTRAEQDFVEDERTLEKEVVREVLDQFLTPLADKFAKTCPCDELKRYFADMREDILDNIEGFVQRDIPTHLPQQQPDLGPPPEDTSFRYDINVFVDNGETHGAPIVVDDHPTPSNLLGCIERESEMGALVTDFTLVKAGSLQKANGGFLVLHMEDILSYPSAWEGLLRALRSGLARIEDAGDGQESTKTKGIEPEPLRLNLKVVLVGTEEMYETLLVNDDRFPKLFKIKAHLTEAAERNADGVKVYLARIARIIDEAKLLPFDRDAMAGLVDYGSRIIEDQRKLSLKFPVLRELMIEASALASMKGSALVDRTTLHDAMVARTYRANLVEQHYMDEYDRELIKVRTSGSEVGRVNGLSVTWYGDFEFGLPHQISCTVGVGHGGIIDLEREAELGGPIHTKAMMILKSYLLSQFARTKPLVMTGSLCFEQSYAGIEGDSASGAELAALLSAIADVPIRLSLAFTGAVSQSGQIMAVGGVTRKVEGFFEVCSRHGLTGEQGVILPKDNIAHLMLKQEVVAAVNEGRFSIWPVAHITEALELLTGMPAGRMRADSTFTPGTLYDKVDRRLAELGRLAKDAFKQKRKR from the coding sequence ATGACCAAGGTTTCCCCGCTGCCCGCCACCCGTCTTCGCGCCACGCTCGACCCCTCCCGCATCCAGTGGGAGACCAGCGACGCCATTCCGCGTCCGCCGCGCAACGGCATGCGCCGCACCCCCCAGCCCCGCGTGTTGCAGGCGCTGGAACTGGCCCTGCACATTCGCGATGGTGGCTACAACGTCTACCTTTCGGGCGAGGCCAATCTTGGCCGCACCTACATGCTGCGCGAATACCTTGCGCCGCGCGCCCGCAAGATGGACACCCCGCCCGACCTCGTCCACGTCTACAATTTCGAGGACCCGGACAGGCCGCGCCTTATCGCGCTGCCCGCCGGGCAGGGGCGCAAGCTGCGCACCGCGCTCACCCAGGCCCTGTCCAAGGCCCGCAAGGAAGCGCCCAGCCGCTTCGAGCACGACGCCTTCGTGCGCAAGCGCACCCTGCTGCTGGACAAGTTCCAGACCCAGCGCAGCAAACTGTTCAAGGAAATGGACACCGTGGCCGTGGGCGAAGGCTTCAATCTGGACATGGACGATTCCGGCAGCCTGACCCTGTACCCCATCGTGGAGGGCAAGCGCCTTAGCGAGGACGAGTACGAAAAGCTCGACGCCACGCTGCGCAAGAGCCTGAAGCTGAAGGGCGACCGCCTGCTGCAAGCCATGACCGGCCTGATGCGCAAGCTGACCCGCGCCGAGCAGGACTTCGTGGAAGACGAACGCACCCTGGAAAAGGAAGTGGTGCGCGAGGTGCTGGACCAGTTCCTGACGCCGCTGGCGGACAAGTTCGCCAAGACCTGTCCGTGCGACGAACTGAAGCGCTACTTCGCCGACATGCGCGAGGACATCCTGGACAACATCGAAGGCTTCGTGCAGCGCGACATTCCCACCCACCTGCCGCAGCAACAGCCCGACCTTGGCCCGCCGCCGGAAGACACGTCCTTCCGCTACGACATCAACGTGTTCGTGGACAACGGCGAAACCCACGGCGCGCCCATCGTGGTGGACGACCACCCCACCCCGTCCAACCTGCTGGGGTGCATCGAACGCGAATCGGAAATGGGCGCGCTGGTGACCGACTTCACCCTGGTCAAGGCCGGTTCGCTGCAAAAGGCCAACGGCGGCTTCCTTGTGCTGCACATGGAGGACATCCTGTCCTACCCCAGCGCCTGGGAAGGGCTGCTGCGGGCCCTGCGCTCGGGCCTGGCCCGCATAGAGGACGCGGGTGACGGGCAGGAATCCACAAAAACCAAGGGCATAGAGCCGGAACCGCTGCGCCTGAATCTGAAGGTGGTGCTGGTGGGCACCGAGGAAATGTACGAGACGCTGCTGGTCAACGACGACCGCTTCCCAAAGCTGTTCAAGATCAAGGCGCATCTGACCGAAGCCGCCGAACGCAACGCCGACGGGGTGAAGGTGTACCTTGCGCGCATAGCGCGGATCATCGACGAGGCGAAACTTTTGCCCTTCGACCGCGATGCCATGGCGGGGCTGGTGGACTACGGCTCGCGCATCATAGAGGACCAGCGCAAGCTGTCGCTGAAGTTTCCGGTGCTGCGCGAACTGATGATCGAGGCCTCGGCCCTGGCCTCCATGAAGGGCAGCGCGCTGGTGGACCGCACCACCCTGCACGACGCCATGGTGGCGCGCACCTACCGCGCCAACCTGGTCGAACAGCACTACATGGACGAATACGACCGCGAACTGATCAAGGTACGTACCAGCGGCAGCGAAGTGGGCCGGGTGAACGGCCTGTCGGTGACCTGGTACGGCGACTTCGAGTTCGGCCTGCCGCACCAGATATCCTGCACCGTGGGCGTGGGGCACGGCGGCATCATCGACCTTGAGCGGGAGGCAGAGCTTGGCGGGCCCATCCACACCAAGGCCATGATGATCCTGAAAAGCTACCTGCTCAGCCAGTTCGCGCGGACAAAGCCCCTGGTGATGACCGGCAGCCTGTGCTTCGAGCAGAGCTACGCGGGCATCGAGGGCGATTCCGCATCCGGCGCGGAACTGGCGGCGCTGCTTTCGGCCATCGCGGACGTGCCCATCCGGCTTTCTCTGGCCTTTACCGGCGCGGTCAGCCAGTCCGGCCAGATCATGGCCGTGGGCGGGGTGACCCGCAAGGTGGAAGGGTTCTTCGAGGTGTGCAGCCGCCACGGGCTGACCGGGGAACAGGGCGTGATCCTGCCCAAGGACAACATTGCCCACCTGATGCTGAAGCAGGAGGTGGTGGCCGCCGTGAACGAGGGGCGCTTTTCCATCTGGCCGGTGGCGCACATCACCGAAGCCCTGGAACTGCTTACCGGCATGCCCGCCGGTCGCATGCGCGCCGATTCCACGTTCACCCCCGGCACCCTGTACGACAAGGTGGATCGCCGCCTGGCCGAACTGGGACGCCTTGCCAAGGACGCCTTCAAGCAGAAGCGCAAACGCTAG
- a CDS encoding MFS transporter: MHPLLRDRNLHTIFGITLTVIMGVSSVMPALPLMARQLGIPLASVGLVLTAFTLPGIVLAPIAGVLADRLGRKRVLLPAMALFILGGTACFFARDLSTLLACRFVQGFGAAPLGVLYTTLIGDLYEGNDRVRAMGYNAGVLSLGTAVFPAVGGLLAEFGWNVPFLLPLAVLPLMLAAARLRLPPTRAMQTLGEYFRSTLRIALSPRALVLFGLSLLTFVQLYGPLVTFFPVLADTRFHAAPSRIGAIFAVSSLGTAMIASQLGRLSEHFPARRLIMLSHVFYAAAMLLLPLMPGLWWLLGPVLCFGMAQGLNLPNLSTMMTSLAPTQQRAAIMAVNGTLLRLGQTVAPLVFGLLYAGGDLPAVFAGGAAVSCLMLALAAWRLR; the protein is encoded by the coding sequence ATGCACCCGCTGCTGCGCGACAGGAACCTGCACACCATCTTCGGCATCACCCTTACGGTGATCATGGGCGTTTCCAGCGTCATGCCCGCGCTGCCGCTGATGGCGCGCCAACTGGGCATTCCGCTGGCCTCGGTGGGCCTTGTGCTGACGGCCTTCACCCTGCCGGGCATCGTGCTGGCCCCCATCGCAGGCGTACTGGCCGACCGGCTGGGCCGCAAACGCGTGCTGCTGCCCGCCATGGCCCTGTTCATTCTGGGGGGCACGGCCTGCTTCTTCGCGCGTGATCTTTCCACCCTGCTGGCCTGCCGTTTCGTGCAGGGGTTTGGCGCAGCCCCGCTGGGCGTGCTGTACACCACCCTCATCGGCGACCTGTACGAGGGCAACGACCGGGTGCGGGCCATGGGCTACAACGCCGGGGTGCTCAGCCTGGGCACGGCCGTCTTTCCCGCCGTGGGCGGCCTGCTGGCAGAGTTTGGCTGGAACGTGCCCTTCCTGTTGCCTCTGGCCGTGCTGCCACTGATGCTGGCCGCCGCGCGCCTGCGCCTGCCCCCCACGCGGGCCATGCAAACGCTGGGCGAATATTTCCGCTCCACCCTGCGCATTGCGCTGTCACCCCGCGCGCTGGTGCTGTTCGGGCTTTCCCTGCTTACCTTCGTGCAGTTGTACGGCCCCCTGGTCACCTTTTTCCCGGTGCTGGCGGATACCCGCTTCCACGCCGCGCCCTCGCGCATCGGCGCCATCTTCGCCGTGTCCTCGCTGGGCACGGCCATGATCGCCTCGCAGTTGGGGCGGCTGTCGGAACACTTCCCCGCCCGGCGGCTGATCATGCTCAGCCATGTCTTCTACGCCGCCGCCATGCTGTTGCTGCCGCTGATGCCCGGCCTGTGGTGGCTGCTGGGGCCGGTGCTGTGCTTCGGCATGGCCCAGGGCCTGAACCTGCCCAACCTGTCCACCATGATGACCTCGCTGGCCCCCACCCAGCAGCGCGCGGCCATCATGGCCGTCAACGGCACCCTGCTGCGCCTGGGGCAGACCGTGGCCCCGCTGGTGTTCGGCCTGCTCTACGCCGGGGGCGACCTGCCCGCCGTGTTCGCGGGCGGGGCCGCCGTCAGTTGCCTGATGCTCGCGCTGGCGGCGTGGCGGCTGCGCTGA
- a CDS encoding type 1 glutamine amidotransferase domain-containing protein, with protein MERLKGKRVLMFVDDVYEDLELWYPKLRLIEEGAEVVVAGPEKGRTYAGKNGYPCKADAAIADMDDASFDLLVISGGFAPDKLRRDPKVLELTRRMHEAGKVVAHICHAGWIPISAGIMHGFRCTSTPGIKDDLINAGAIWENAEVVVDRNQVSSRKPDDLPAFCKAIIELAAG; from the coding sequence ATGGAACGACTGAAGGGAAAGCGCGTCCTCATGTTCGTGGACGACGTGTATGAAGACCTGGAGCTGTGGTACCCCAAGCTGCGCCTGATCGAAGAGGGCGCCGAGGTGGTGGTGGCCGGACCGGAGAAGGGCCGCACCTACGCGGGCAAGAACGGCTACCCCTGCAAGGCCGATGCGGCCATTGCCGACATGGATGACGCCAGCTTCGACCTGCTGGTCATCAGCGGGGGCTTTGCCCCGGACAAGCTGCGGCGCGACCCCAAGGTGCTGGAACTCACCCGCCGCATGCACGAGGCGGGCAAGGTGGTGGCCCACATCTGCCATGCCGGGTGGATTCCCATTTCGGCGGGCATCATGCACGGCTTCCGCTGCACCTCTACCCCCGGCATCAAGGACGACCTGATCAACGCCGGGGCCATCTGGGAAAACGCCGAGGTGGTGGTGGACCGCAACCAGGTCAGCAGCCGCAAGCCCGACGACCTGCCCGCGTTCTGCAAGGCCATCATCGAACTGGCGGCCGGGTAG
- the phnE gene encoding phosphonate ABC transporter, permease protein PhnE codes for MSAATVARPAPFAVNWWARFGYLLAVLYCLYALSILDISWDRLLAGLDNGARFLGAMFPPEFKRWKLLIDNLMESLQIALIASLFGVLVSLPVGLCASRNLMPDWLTWPARGFIAVCRSFHPVIFAILFVKAVGFGPLAGILTLIFASIGFVAKLFAEAIEEISLKPVEAARAAGAPFLSVLAFAVLPQVLNRFIGFSTYQVDSNLRNSTMIGIVGAGGIGGTLAAAFQRFDYSFVCAILLSIIALIMVSEYVAVRVKGVFQ; via the coding sequence ATGAGCGCTGCAACCGTCGCCCGTCCCGCGCCCTTCGCGGTCAACTGGTGGGCCCGCTTCGGCTACCTGCTGGCCGTGCTCTACTGCCTGTACGCCCTGTCCATCCTGGACATTTCCTGGGACCGCCTGCTGGCGGGGCTGGACAACGGCGCCCGTTTTCTGGGGGCCATGTTTCCGCCGGAATTCAAGCGCTGGAAGCTGCTGATCGACAACCTGATGGAGTCGTTGCAGATCGCGCTCATCGCATCGCTTTTCGGCGTGTTGGTTTCGTTGCCGGTGGGCCTGTGTGCCTCGCGCAACCTGATGCCCGACTGGCTGACCTGGCCCGCGCGCGGCTTCATTGCCGTGTGCCGTTCGTTCCACCCGGTGATCTTCGCCATCCTGTTCGTGAAGGCGGTGGGCTTCGGCCCGCTGGCGGGCATCCTGACGTTGATCTTTGCGTCCATCGGCTTCGTGGCCAAGCTGTTCGCGGAAGCCATCGAGGAAATCTCGCTGAAGCCGGTGGAAGCCGCGCGGGCCGCTGGCGCACCGTTTCTTTCGGTGCTGGCCTTCGCCGTGCTGCCGCAGGTGCTGAACCGGTTCATCGGCTTTTCCACCTACCAGGTAGACTCGAACCTGCGTAACTCCACCATGATCGGCATCGTGGGCGCGGGCGGCATTGGCGGTACCCTGGCCGCCGCCTTCCAGCGGTTCGACTACAGCTTCGTGTGCGCCATCCTGCTGTCCATCATCGCACTGATCATGGTGTCCGAATACGTGGCGGTGCGGGTGAAGGGGGTGTTCCAATGA
- the phnD gene encoding phosphate/phosphite/phosphonate ABC transporter substrate-binding protein produces the protein MTKKWMQLLLAPVVLAAGLCVMSSGIAKAADDCTNRGSLDAMFCDDNKDLVADSPKEKGKWKDPSTLVFTYTPVEDPAVYKDAFADFQAFLEKRTGKKVVYYTVQSNAAEVEAMRSGRLHIAGFSTGPTCYAVNLAGYVPIAVKGDAEGFQGYRLLMIVRKDSPIQTMADLKGKKVAHTSASSNSGNLAPRAIFPKLGITPEKDYTVVYSGKHDQSILGVGYGDYDAAPVAGDVYKRMAQAGRINEADYRIIWQSDVFPTSSFGYAHDLNPDLVKKIIAAFNEYRFTPEMQKTFGGADRFFPVTYQKDWAVIREIAEANGETFNQTGLQKIAEKEAAEAAKKKQEAEAKKQ, from the coding sequence ATGACCAAGAAGTGGATGCAGTTGCTGCTCGCTCCGGTCGTACTGGCCGCGGGCCTGTGCGTTATGTCCTCCGGTATCGCCAAGGCTGCCGACGACTGCACGAACCGTGGCTCGCTGGACGCCATGTTCTGCGACGACAACAAGGATCTGGTGGCCGACTCCCCCAAGGAAAAGGGGAAGTGGAAGGACCCGAGCACGCTGGTGTTCACCTACACCCCGGTTGAAGACCCCGCCGTCTACAAGGACGCCTTTGCCGACTTCCAGGCCTTCCTGGAAAAGCGCACCGGCAAGAAGGTGGTCTACTACACCGTGCAGTCCAACGCCGCCGAAGTGGAAGCCATGCGTTCCGGCCGTCTGCACATCGCCGGTTTTTCCACCGGCCCCACCTGCTATGCGGTCAACCTGGCGGGCTACGTGCCCATCGCCGTCAAGGGCGATGCCGAAGGCTTCCAGGGCTACCGCCTGCTGATGATCGTGCGCAAGGACAGCCCCATCCAGACCATGGCCGACTTGAAGGGCAAGAAGGTGGCGCACACCTCCGCCTCGTCCAACTCGGGCAACCTGGCCCCGCGCGCCATTTTCCCCAAGCTGGGCATAACCCCCGAAAAGGACTACACCGTGGTCTATTCGGGCAAGCATGACCAGTCCATCCTGGGCGTGGGCTACGGCGACTACGACGCCGCCCCCGTTGCCGGTGACGTGTACAAGCGCATGGCCCAGGCCGGGCGCATCAATGAAGCCGACTACCGCATCATCTGGCAGAGCGACGTGTTTCCCACCTCTTCGTTCGGGTATGCCCATGACCTGAACCCCGACCTGGTGAAGAAGATCATCGCTGCCTTCAACGAATATCGCTTCACCCCCGAAATGCAGAAGACCTTCGGCGGGGCCGACCGGTTCTTCCCCGTGACCTACCAGAAGGACTGGGCGGTCATCCGCGAGATCGCGGAAGCCAACGGCGAAACCTTCAACCAGACCGGTCTGCAAAAGATCGCCGAGAAGGAAGCCGCCGAGGCCGCCAAGAAGAAGCAGGAAGCCGAAGCCAAGAAGCAGTAG
- the phnE gene encoding phosphonate ABC transporter, permease protein PhnE, producing MSAARIWQRFTPAERMARFVVFLTAGILLAWSFRTVEIIPEFLMDAPEQVADLFARMWPVDYAYYERGVHAVLIETLHIATVGTIMTLGIAIPVGIMAASNVCRVPALNWLATFILVSSRSVNTLVWALLFVAVFGPGTLAGTVTIAVRSIGFVGKLFGEALEESAPGPIEALRASGAPWISVFLKGYWPQVSPAFWGIALFRWDINVRESSVIGLVGAGGIGMALDEALNLFHWNRVALILVCIFAVVIIAEVFVTHIRKRII from the coding sequence ATGAGCGCGGCGCGCATCTGGCAACGCTTCACCCCGGCGGAGCGCATGGCGCGCTTCGTGGTTTTTCTCACGGCGGGCATCCTGCTGGCATGGTCGTTCCGCACGGTGGAGATCATTCCCGAATTCCTCATGGACGCCCCGGAACAGGTGGCCGACCTGTTCGCCCGCATGTGGCCCGTGGACTACGCCTACTACGAGCGCGGCGTGCACGCCGTGCTCATCGAAACGCTGCACATCGCCACCGTGGGCACCATCATGACCCTGGGCATTGCCATACCCGTGGGCATCATGGCGGCCAGCAACGTGTGCCGCGTGCCCGCGCTGAACTGGCTGGCCACGTTCATCCTGGTCTCGTCGCGCTCGGTCAACACGCTGGTCTGGGCCCTGCTGTTCGTGGCGGTGTTCGGTCCCGGCACGCTGGCGGGCACGGTGACCATCGCCGTGCGGTCCATCGGCTTCGTGGGCAAGCTGTTCGGCGAGGCGCTGGAAGAATCCGCCCCCGGCCCCATCGAGGCCTTGCGCGCCTCTGGTGCGCCGTGGATCAGCGTGTTCCTGAAAGGCTACTGGCCGCAGGTTTCCCCGGCGTTCTGGGGCATTGCCCTGTTCCGCTGGGACATCAACGTGCGCGAATCCTCGGTCATCGGGCTGGTGGGCGCGGGCGGCATCGGCATGGCTCTCGACGAGGCGCTCAACCTGTTCCATTGGAACCGTGTAGCGCTTATACTGGTATGCATCTTCGCGGTGGTGATCATCGCGGAGGTGTTCGTCACCCATATTCGCAAGCGCATCATCTAG
- the phnC gene encoding phosphonate ABC transporter ATP-binding protein gives MHKATESASTPRRPACSAGDKSLVVENLRKEYTRGKPVLKNINLTVAGQCTTAIIGPSGTGKSTLLRCINRLIEPTSGRILVSGQDICTLRGSDLRAARRRIGMVFQEYNLVERLSVMENVLCGRLGYISPWRAWLRKFPQEDIERAYDLLDMVGLTEFARARADELSGGQRQRVGIARAVMQQPHILLADEPTSSLDPKTSVEIMELLREVAAVNDIPVLVNIHDVTLGRRFADRVVGMSKGDVVFDGVPGDLTDAHLKLIYGGEDWLA, from the coding sequence GTGCACAAGGCAACAGAGTCCGCTTCCACCCCCCGTCGCCCCGCGTGCAGCGCGGGCGACAAGTCGCTCGTCGTCGAGAACCTGCGCAAGGAATACACGCGCGGCAAGCCCGTGCTCAAGAACATCAACCTGACCGTGGCCGGGCAGTGCACCACCGCCATCATCGGCCCGTCCGGCACCGGCAAGAGCACGCTGCTGCGCTGCATCAACCGGCTCATCGAACCCACCTCCGGGCGCATCCTTGTAAGCGGGCAGGACATCTGCACCTTGCGCGGGTCCGACCTGCGCGCGGCGCGTCGGCGCATCGGCATGGTGTTTCAGGAATACAACCTGGTGGAACGCCTGTCGGTGATGGAAAACGTGCTCTGCGGGCGACTGGGCTACATTTCGCCGTGGCGTGCCTGGCTGCGCAAGTTTCCGCAAGAGGACATCGAGCGCGCCTACGACCTGCTGGACATGGTGGGGCTGACCGAATTCGCCCGCGCCCGCGCCGACGAACTTTCCGGCGGCCAGCGCCAGCGCGTGGGCATTGCCCGCGCGGTGATGCAGCAGCCGCACATCCTGCTGGCGGACGAGCCCACCTCTTCGCTGGACCCCAAGACCTCGGTCGAGATCATGGAACTGCTGCGCGAAGTGGCCGCCGTCAACGACATCCCCGTGCTGGTGAACATCCACGACGTGACCCTGGGCCGCCGCTTTGCCGACAGGGTGGTGGGCATGTCCAAGGGCGACGTGGTCTTCGACGGCGTGCCCGGCGACCTGACCGACGCCCACCTCAAGCTCATCTACGGTGGCGAGGACTGGCTGGCATGA
- a CDS encoding glycosyltransferase family 2 protein produces MTAAQPTQQHAGDEPNGTMPRPAGHGGPEPGGQGHEVDVLLSVVVPVLHEAQRMADLARHVRALAGELPRGAVELVVADGAPEGDTLAALKMAMGRDAWRAATGLGACGLAAEEFSGTGLLVCAVAAPRGRARQMNAGAAVARGQVLLFLHADTRLPDGAFPAVLRALGVSPYAAGGEGVNAAAPVSAACGGHGAIATGSAGPCVPGAGAFSLAIDAPGAWFRLVEALANLRNRLTRTPYGDQAQFFRAGLFRAMGGYPDQPLMEDVEIMRRLRRQHRQLGPDQSLALLDLRAVTSARRWRDEGAVRCTLRNVCLRLLYALGVPAQILARWYRARKGAS; encoded by the coding sequence ATGACCGCAGCCCAGCCCACGCAGCAGCACGCCGGGGACGAACCCAACGGCACCATGCCGCGCCCGGCGGGGCATGGCGGGCCGGAGCCGGGGGGGCAGGGACACGAGGTGGACGTGCTGCTTTCCGTGGTGGTGCCGGTGCTGCACGAGGCGCAGCGCATGGCGGACCTGGCCAGGCATGTGCGCGCGCTGGCCGGTGAATTGCCACGGGGTGCGGTGGAACTGGTGGTGGCCGACGGCGCGCCGGAAGGCGACACGCTGGCTGCGTTGAAGATGGCGATGGGCAGGGACGCCTGGCGGGCCGCAACGGGTCTGGGCGCATGTGGTTTGGCCGCCGAAGAATTTTCCGGAACGGGGCTTCTCGTGTGCGCCGTGGCCGCCCCGCGTGGCCGCGCCCGGCAGATGAACGCCGGTGCCGCCGTGGCCCGCGGGCAGGTGCTGCTGTTCCTGCATGCGGATACGCGCCTGCCGGACGGGGCCTTTCCCGCCGTATTGCGGGCGTTGGGCGTGTCGCCGTACGCTGCCGGGGGCGAGGGTGTGAACGCTGCCGCGCCTGTATCGGCCGCATGCGGCGGACATGGCGCGATTGCGACCGGCAGTGCCGGGCCGTGCGTCCCCGGCGCCGGGGCGTTTTCTTTGGCCATCGACGCGCCGGGGGCGTGGTTCCGGCTGGTGGAGGCGCTGGCCAACCTGCGCAACCGGCTTACCCGTACCCCGTACGGCGACCAGGCCCAGTTCTTTCGAGCCGGGTTATTCCGGGCCATGGGCGGCTACCCCGATCAGCCGCTGATGGAAGACGTGGAAATCATGCGCCGCCTGCGCCGCCAGCATCGCCAGCTTGGCCCAGACCAGTCGCTGGCCCTGCTGGACCTGCGGGCCGTCACTTCGGCCCGGCGCTGGCGCGACGAGGGGGCCGTGCGCTGCACCCTGCGCAACGTCTGTCTGCGGCTGCTGTACGCGCTGGGGGTTCCGGCGCAGATACTGGCGCGTTGGTACCGCGCCCGCAAAGGAGCATCATGA
- a CDS encoding DUF362 domain-containing protein, with protein MAPSKVYFTDMRCRIGTSLLDKMDKLMLAAGVERINFQNAFVAIKIHFGEPGNLAFLRPNFAKTVADRVKKLGGMPFLTDANTLYVGRRNNALLHMDAAYENGFTPLSTGCHVIIADGLKGADEVEVPIEGGVHLKTAKIGRAIMDADIFISLNHFKGHELTGFGGAIKNIGMGSGSRAGKMIMHNNGKPRVAHDKCVGCRTCARYCNQDAITFNEEKKASINHELCVGCGRCIATCNFDAIDTPWQGSSDDVNIRMVEYAKAVLDGRPNFHISVVNHVSPNCDCHGENDAAIIPDIGIFASFDPVALDKACIDAVNAAPVIPGTVLGDRIGNQLEGKGEAACDCASHSGHSGHAGHTGHTGRHDHFHVVHPSTNWRSQIEHAEALGLGSGNYELVTIR; from the coding sequence TTGGCACCGTCAAAGGTCTACTTCACCGACATGCGGTGCAGGATCGGCACCAGCCTGCTGGACAAGATGGACAAGCTCATGCTGGCGGCGGGCGTGGAGCGGATCAACTTCCAGAACGCCTTCGTGGCCATCAAGATTCATTTCGGCGAGCCGGGCAACCTTGCGTTCCTGCGCCCCAATTTCGCCAAGACCGTTGCGGACAGGGTGAAGAAGCTGGGCGGCATGCCCTTTCTCACCGATGCCAACACGCTGTACGTGGGCCGCCGCAACAACGCCCTGCTGCATATGGACGCCGCCTACGAAAACGGGTTCACCCCGCTTTCCACAGGGTGCCACGTGATCATCGCTGATGGATTGAAGGGCGCGGACGAGGTGGAGGTGCCCATCGAAGGCGGCGTGCACCTGAAAACCGCCAAGATAGGCCGGGCCATCATGGACGCCGACATCTTCATCTCGCTGAACCACTTCAAGGGGCATGAGCTGACCGGCTTCGGCGGGGCCATCAAGAACATCGGCATGGGCAGCGGCAGCCGGGCGGGCAAGATGATCATGCACAACAACGGCAAGCCGCGCGTTGCCCACGACAAGTGCGTGGGGTGCCGTACCTGCGCAAGGTACTGCAACCAGGACGCCATTACCTTCAACGAAGAGAAGAAGGCATCCATCAACCACGAGCTGTGCGTGGGCTGCGGGCGCTGCATAGCCACCTGCAACTTCGACGCGATCGACACGCCGTGGCAAGGCAGCAGCGACGACGTGAACATCCGGATGGTGGAATACGCGAAAGCCGTACTGGACGGACGCCCCAACTTCCACATCAGCGTGGTCAACCACGTCTCGCCGAACTGTGACTGCCACGGCGAAAACGACGCCGCCATCATTCCGGACATCGGCATCTTCGCCAGCTTCGACCCCGTGGCGCTGGACAAGGCCTGCATCGACGCGGTCAACGCCGCGCCGGTCATACCCGGCACGGTGCTAGGCGACAGGATCGGCAACCAGCTGGAAGGCAAGGGCGAAGCTGCCTGCGACTGTGCCAGTCACTCAGGTCACTCAGGTCACGCAGGTCATACAGGGCATACCGGACGGCATGACCATTTCCATGTTGTCCACCCCAGCACCAACTGGCGGAGCCAGATCGAACATGCCGAGGCCCTGGGCCTTGGCAGCGGGAACTACGAACTGGTGACCATCAGGTAG